The following proteins come from a genomic window of Gottfriedia acidiceleris:
- a CDS encoding YigZ family protein → MLANYFTVCGFGSHEIEIEKSKFICYINEAKTEVDAQRFITEIKKKHFDASHNCSAYLIGENDEIQKANDDGEPSGTAGVPMLEVLKKRGLKDTVVVVTRYFGGKKLGAGGLIRAYGQAVSEGLNAVGIVERSLVKVLNVKINYKLLGKVEFALRNSHYHLENVNHMEEVSFELWIKIDEVDSFKNWMIELTNGSCHINESIVKYM, encoded by the coding sequence ATGCTAGCGAATTATTTCACTGTTTGTGGCTTTGGTAGTCATGAAATTGAGATTGAAAAATCAAAATTTATTTGTTACATAAATGAAGCGAAAACTGAAGTTGATGCGCAACGATTCATTACAGAAATTAAAAAAAAGCATTTTGATGCATCTCATAATTGCTCAGCTTATTTAATCGGTGAAAACGATGAAATTCAAAAAGCCAATGATGATGGAGAGCCGAGTGGCACGGCTGGAGTTCCGATGTTAGAAGTTTTGAAAAAGAGAGGATTAAAAGATACTGTTGTTGTTGTAACAAGGTATTTTGGTGGTAAAAAGCTTGGAGCAGGAGGATTAATTCGTGCATATGGACAGGCAGTCAGTGAAGGGTTAAACGCTGTTGGAATTGTTGAGCGTTCATTAGTAAAAGTATTGAACGTAAAGATTAATTATAAATTATTAGGTAAAGTAGAGTTCGCTTTACGGAACTCACATTATCATTTAGAAAATGTTAACCACATGGAAGAAGTAAGCTTTGAACTTTGGATTAAGATTGATGAAGTAGATAGCTTCAAAAACTGGATGATTGAGTTAACCAATGGTAGTTGCCATATAAATGAAAGTATTGTTAAATACATGTAG
- a CDS encoding lysozyme family protein, giving the protein MKKNRMWKIIKRLLLFTLLMSIIGLFAIYRYYFQDVLKYETQVYTELKTSNLEEYTPLLLGLMMQETKGKGKDPMQASESLGLAKDSIQDTSKSIQQGVSHFKDVYSYGKKQGVDLQTIIQSYNMGIAYIDFVKTHGGKHTDQLAKTYSLSMVETNPELYTCNNNKKNFRYPYCYGDFTYSQKVMKKTKYFEILVPLKHNIVGNQ; this is encoded by the coding sequence ATGAAAAAGAATAGAATGTGGAAAATTATTAAAAGACTTCTTTTATTTACACTTCTGATGTCAATTATTGGGTTATTTGCGATCTATCGTTACTATTTCCAAGATGTGTTGAAGTATGAAACACAAGTTTACACTGAGTTAAAGACGTCTAATTTAGAAGAATACACACCTTTATTACTAGGGCTAATGATGCAAGAAACGAAGGGTAAAGGAAAAGATCCAATGCAGGCTTCAGAATCACTAGGACTAGCAAAGGATAGTATTCAAGATACATCAAAAAGCATACAACAAGGTGTCTCACATTTTAAAGACGTGTATTCCTATGGTAAAAAGCAAGGTGTTGATTTACAAACCATCATACAAAGTTACAATATGGGGATTGCTTATATTGATTTTGTAAAAACACATGGGGGTAAACATACAGATCAACTTGCTAAAACTTATTCTTTATCGATGGTAGAGACGAATCCAGAGCTTTATACGTGTAATAATAATAAGAAAAATTTCAGATATCCATATTGTTATGGTGATTTCACATATAGTCAAAAAGTAATGAAGAAAACAAAGTACTTCGAGATTTTAGTCCCACTTAAACATAATATAGTAGGAAATCAATAG
- a CDS encoding Ig-like domain-containing protein has protein sequence MKSTMLKVGLLTMLSIGLVAGKASAATDWSTKCLPMGEIKQNVNPSNQQINCLLTNAALSKNIPPEVVKSIAMKESSWRQFDEKGQPVISSDNGLGIMQVTDPTVDPERLKNDIVYNIETGVSILDQKYGLSSLPKINGAGRDIIENWYFPVMAYNGTMPVNSPLKRNDDHLIIRNLETYQDKVFNIIEEQSLLGSTKLAQYPFAYDDFSYDPNLSKSITFNTLNYIMTSGLHESVYLLKKGDIVKVTTAGTKLRTQPNTSSSYTSQPLNKVFVIDGEFKYTEPNTSLNHFVWFPVKTTDGKISGYISSAYIAKKKDFVAPIVTGVKNNISYNKDVKITFDEGTALLNGTGFKNGQIVSKPGKYTLVVKDEESNTTTINFTIDKTKPSTPAMNTVSDQSTTITGTAEAGSTVKLSINGKFQKSTTAASNKSYKFTISKQKSGTTVSVNATDKAGNASATKSLKVLDKTPPALPVVNKVTSKSKTVTGSAEKYASVKIYRGSTLIGQSSVNSSSKFSVSIKVQKANTYLKVYVIDKSGNKSVRTIKVVK, from the coding sequence TTGAAATCAACAATGTTAAAAGTAGGCTTATTAACGATGCTTTCCATTGGATTAGTTGCTGGAAAAGCATCAGCAGCAACGGATTGGTCTACGAAATGTTTACCAATGGGTGAAATTAAACAAAATGTAAATCCATCTAATCAACAAATTAATTGTTTACTAACGAATGCAGCATTAAGTAAGAATATTCCACCTGAAGTTGTTAAATCCATTGCAATGAAAGAATCATCTTGGAGACAATTTGATGAAAAGGGACAACCAGTTATTTCTTCTGATAATGGATTAGGAATTATGCAAGTGACAGATCCTACCGTAGATCCAGAGAGATTAAAAAATGATATCGTCTATAATATTGAGACGGGTGTTAGTATTTTAGATCAGAAGTACGGATTATCGTCATTACCCAAAATAAATGGTGCTGGAAGAGACATTATTGAAAACTGGTATTTTCCTGTTATGGCGTATAACGGTACAATGCCTGTAAATAGTCCGTTAAAAAGAAATGATGATCATTTAATCATAAGGAATTTAGAAACTTACCAAGATAAAGTGTTTAATATCATTGAAGAACAAAGTTTATTAGGAAGTACAAAACTTGCTCAATATCCATTTGCCTATGATGATTTTAGTTATGATCCAAATCTAAGCAAAAGTATAACATTTAATACATTGAATTATATAATGACAAGTGGATTACATGAGTCTGTGTATTTATTGAAAAAAGGCGATATCGTCAAGGTAACAACAGCTGGTACAAAACTAAGAACTCAACCGAATACTTCATCTTCATATACATCCCAACCTTTAAATAAGGTATTTGTAATTGATGGAGAGTTTAAATACACTGAACCAAATACTAGCTTAAATCATTTTGTATGGTTCCCAGTAAAAACAACTGATGGAAAAATATCAGGATATATATCTTCTGCATATATTGCCAAAAAGAAAGATTTTGTAGCTCCAATCGTAACAGGGGTGAAAAATAATATTTCTTATAATAAAGACGTAAAAATCACATTTGATGAAGGCACTGCTTTATTAAATGGTACCGGATTTAAAAATGGTCAAATCGTTAGTAAGCCAGGTAAATACACTTTAGTTGTGAAAGATGAAGAAAGTAACACAACGACAATCAACTTTACAATCGATAAAACAAAGCCATCAACACCAGCAATGAATACAGTTTCAGATCAATCAACGACTATTACCGGAACAGCAGAAGCAGGTTCTACAGTTAAACTATCTATTAATGGCAAGTTTCAAAAAAGCACAACAGCTGCTTCAAATAAAAGCTACAAATTTACAATTTCAAAGCAAAAAAGTGGAACGACAGTTAGTGTAAATGCTACGGATAAAGCTGGAAATGCAAGTGCAACAAAGTCTTTAAAAGTATTAGATAAAACTCCACCAGCTCTTCCAGTTGTTAATAAAGTTACTTCAAAATCAAAAACTGTAACAGGTAGTGCTGAGAAATATGCTTCAGTGAAGATTTATCGAGGAAGTACATTAATAGGTCAAAGCTCGGTTAATTCCAGTAGTAAATTTTCTGTATCAATAAAAGTACAGAAAGCAAACACGTATTTAAAAGTTTACGTAATTGATAAATCGGGAAACAAAAGTGTTCGTACAATTAAAGTTGTAAAATAG
- a CDS encoding sensor histidine kinase: MTARIMDNQTLDEIMDNMLTYVIDSKSHVFGIVEDTRSEYEKLRVELEEVKLQVVEKIENTVRLDLLARAARQKLTEVDGEINKYTESQVKSVYETVQTIQEQHFLSLKEERVLNHRRKELENRLQTLLEKLQKAELLVARISIVLNYLNTDLKQVSHLHEDDKQKQEFGFQLIQAQEEERIKLSREIHDGPAQTLASILMQSDFLIKTYRQRPEEDARKELGDIKERVRCALGEVRRIIYDLRPMALDDIGLVPALNKYLKSLESYKHIEIKFEYYGYGQSEKRLNSKIEVAIFRIIQEAVQNACKHANPSTISVRLDFLGNKINVFVQDDGVGFPIGKSQSENSFGLIGMKERVKLLNGDFIIESLLDVGTTIRITLDVEIEKELEMSFQNQTSENFQK; encoded by the coding sequence ATGACAGCTAGAATAATGGACAATCAGACACTGGACGAAATCATGGATAATATGCTCACATATGTTATAGATAGTAAGTCCCATGTGTTTGGAATTGTTGAAGATACTCGCTCAGAATACGAGAAATTAAGAGTAGAGCTTGAAGAAGTAAAATTACAAGTAGTAGAGAAAATTGAAAATACGGTTAGATTAGATTTATTAGCCCGAGCGGCACGACAAAAATTAACTGAAGTTGATGGGGAAATTAACAAGTATACTGAATCTCAAGTAAAGTCAGTATATGAAACTGTCCAAACTATTCAGGAACAGCATTTTCTTTCATTAAAGGAAGAAAGAGTTCTAAATCATCGTAGAAAAGAACTAGAAAATAGACTTCAGACTTTGTTAGAGAAACTACAAAAAGCCGAACTATTAGTTGCCCGTATTTCAATTGTTTTAAACTACCTTAATACAGACCTTAAGCAAGTTAGTCATTTACATGAAGATGATAAACAAAAACAAGAGTTCGGATTTCAACTGATACAAGCACAGGAAGAGGAGCGTATAAAGTTATCACGCGAAATACATGATGGACCTGCCCAAACGTTAGCCAGTATATTAATGCAGTCAGACTTTTTAATAAAAACATATCGCCAAAGACCAGAAGAAGATGCAAGAAAAGAATTAGGTGATATAAAGGAACGAGTCCGTTGCGCATTAGGGGAAGTTAGAAGAATTATATATGATCTACGCCCGATGGCATTAGATGATATAGGTTTAGTTCCAGCCCTTAATAAATATTTAAAATCGCTTGAATCGTATAAGCATATTGAGATTAAATTTGAATATTACGGGTACGGGCAAAGCGAAAAAAGACTTAATTCAAAAATAGAAGTCGCGATCTTTCGGATTATCCAAGAGGCAGTTCAAAACGCATGTAAGCATGCCAATCCATCAACAATTAGTGTGAGATTAGATTTTTTAGGAAACAAAATTAATGTTTTCGTTCAGGATGATGGAGTTGGTTTTCCAATTGGAAAAAGCCAAAGTGAAAACTCTTTTGGATTAATAGGAATGAAAGAACGCGTTAAGTTATTAAATGGTGATTTTATCATCGAATCTTTACTAGACGTAGGTACGACGATTAGGATCACTTTAGATGTAGAAATAGAGAAAGAATTAGAAATGTCATTTCAAAATCAAACGTCTGAAAATTTCCAAAAGTAA
- a CDS encoding DegV family protein has translation MRTAIVTDSTSYIPKEVRDSLDIHMLPLNVIFGDASYQEEVEITAEQFFLKVREQKELPKTSQPAYGTIIEKFEQLAKEYEAVVAITLSSGISGTYQSIVSAGSMIDNLEVVAFDSEISCMVQGFYVIEAAKMAKKGAGPTEIIERLDEIKQSANAYFMVFDLDHLQRGGRLSSAQAFVGSLLQVKPILTFVDKQIVAFEKIRTEKKAMKRITDLFGEVASKGEKMKAVVIHSNREEDAKKLAQQLSETYPNVELETSYFGPVIGTHLGEGALGLGWYVV, from the coding sequence ATGAGAACTGCAATTGTTACAGATAGCACATCCTATATCCCAAAGGAAGTAAGAGATTCTTTAGATATACATATGTTGCCTCTTAATGTAATCTTCGGAGATGCGTCCTACCAAGAAGAGGTTGAAATTACAGCTGAACAATTTTTCCTCAAGGTCCGTGAACAAAAGGAGCTTCCAAAAACTTCACAGCCTGCATACGGCACGATTATTGAAAAATTTGAACAGTTAGCAAAAGAATATGAGGCTGTTGTTGCTATTACTTTATCAAGTGGAATTAGTGGAACCTATCAAAGTATTGTATCAGCTGGTTCAATGATTGATAACTTAGAAGTAGTCGCTTTTGATTCAGAAATTAGCTGCATGGTCCAAGGATTTTATGTTATTGAAGCTGCGAAAATGGCAAAGAAAGGTGCTGGACCAACTGAAATCATTGAGCGTTTAGATGAAATAAAACAATCTGCAAATGCTTACTTTATGGTTTTTGATTTAGATCACCTACAACGTGGTGGAAGACTTTCAAGTGCACAAGCATTTGTAGGAAGTTTACTACAAGTAAAGCCAATCCTTACATTTGTAGACAAACAAATTGTTGCCTTTGAAAAAATTCGAACTGAAAAAAAGGCAATGAAACGAATTACAGATTTATTTGGCGAAGTTGCATCAAAAGGTGAAAAAATGAAAGCAGTTGTTATACACTCAAATCGTGAAGAAGATGCAAAAAAGTTAGCCCAACAACTTAGTGAAACATATCCGAATGTTGAATTAGAAACTTCATATTTTGGCCCAGTAATTGGAACGCATCTAGGTGAAGGTGCTTTAGGATTGGGTTGGTATGTTGTTTAA
- a CDS encoding SH3 domain-containing protein → MKKMGRVLLVSTGILVGTSSISCPNIGLETSKASAAIVNITTKYQTTANLNVRQGAGTTYKSLVIIPKGKLITATQKNGNWYKVTYSSKTGWVSGTYLKEYYKYTTQATAYYFTNKTTKLYPTPDTKKAAAYSVVVNNGFYSTQNIVNSIGQTWFRVSYNGKTLYVNSADVTKSSVATFAQTKYKAIRNTSLYQTYGVSSKVLSSIPSGTVISSSKRVGNWYYVTVNGKTGYVYINNFTKVNEIKYETTSTAYYFTKAVTNLYATPDATKPVVTTVNGDNGFASTQKATDLVGKIWYRINYNGQNLYVKSEDVTTNSFTTFTTTNYKALNTTYLYQSFSNASKQLIQIPKDIVIPISKKIGNWYSVSYNGVNGYVRALDFGKSDVVTITNITDSTYITTSELNLRQSYDASSPLLTVIPVNMVLIATDKTSNNWYKVSYNGKTGYVSGLYIKQVKTGDPLTSRDSYQFIDLRTPSPVTAAQINTYIANNLKSGVKSILTGQGQLFIDAGNKYGVNALYLAAHAIHESGFGTSQISLGKNNLFGFGSYDATPYIASYKFMSVQENVEYIARSIKSTYLNPSNWKYKGAYLGFSTKDMSNVRIDTASEGMNFYYATDPNWGKLIAQHMQKILPFDKAYYDKAQPNTTIPGSPSTPVGSDVFPANIQAVAKGNIDLYTAKGDTAKVKSITAGTTFLLLEKTNNYWIKLSIDGNVFWTNSIKLNAYSQTLSVKNLGRITADGLNVRSAATTAENNVIGTLNLNNYVSIDTNTDGTLTMDSTKKWYKVQLANGSFGWVSSSYVKQELK, encoded by the coding sequence ATGAAAAAAATGGGAAGAGTACTTTTGGTATCAACAGGCATATTAGTAGGCACCTCCAGCATTTCCTGTCCTAATATCGGTTTGGAAACATCAAAAGCAAGTGCAGCAATTGTAAATATTACAACAAAGTATCAAACGACAGCAAATCTAAATGTAAGACAGGGTGCAGGTACAACCTATAAATCACTTGTGATTATTCCAAAAGGAAAATTAATTACCGCTACTCAAAAGAATGGTAATTGGTACAAAGTGACTTATAGTTCAAAAACTGGTTGGGTAAGTGGTACGTATTTAAAGGAATATTATAAATACACTACTCAAGCTACTGCTTATTATTTTACAAATAAAACTACTAAGCTATATCCAACGCCTGATACGAAAAAAGCTGCAGCATATTCTGTAGTTGTTAATAATGGATTTTATAGTACTCAAAACATTGTAAATAGCATTGGCCAAACATGGTTCCGCGTTAGTTATAATGGCAAAACCTTGTATGTAAATAGCGCAGATGTTACGAAAAGTTCTGTAGCTACATTTGCCCAAACAAAATATAAAGCAATTAGAAATACAAGTTTATATCAAACCTATGGTGTATCTTCTAAAGTACTATCAAGTATTCCAAGTGGTACGGTCATTTCATCTTCAAAACGTGTTGGTAACTGGTATTACGTCACGGTTAATGGTAAAACGGGATATGTTTATATTAATAATTTTACAAAAGTAAATGAAATAAAATATGAAACAACAAGTACTGCATATTATTTTACGAAAGCAGTCACTAACTTATACGCAACTCCAGATGCGACAAAACCTGTAGTAACTACAGTTAATGGAGATAATGGCTTTGCTTCAACTCAAAAAGCGACAGATTTAGTAGGAAAGATATGGTATCGAATTAATTACAATGGACAAAATCTTTATGTTAAGAGTGAGGATGTAACTACAAATAGCTTCACAACATTTACTACTACAAATTATAAAGCGCTTAATACAACTTATTTATATCAATCGTTCAGCAATGCTTCAAAGCAGCTTATTCAAATTCCAAAAGATATAGTTATCCCGATTAGCAAAAAAATTGGTAATTGGTATAGTGTGTCTTATAACGGTGTAAATGGATATGTAAGAGCATTGGATTTTGGAAAAAGCGATGTCGTGACAATAACGAATATTACAGATTCGACATATATTACGACTTCAGAATTAAATTTACGTCAATCGTATGATGCTTCTTCACCGTTGCTTACAGTAATTCCCGTAAATATGGTTTTAATTGCGACTGATAAAACTTCTAACAATTGGTATAAGGTTAGTTACAATGGGAAAACGGGATATGTATCAGGATTATATATCAAACAAGTTAAAACTGGTGACCCACTGACATCAAGAGATAGCTACCAGTTTATTGATCTGCGTACACCTTCGCCAGTAACTGCTGCGCAAATTAATACCTATATTGCTAATAACTTGAAAAGTGGAGTTAAGAGTATACTGACTGGTCAAGGACAATTATTTATTGATGCTGGAAATAAATATGGTGTAAATGCACTTTATTTAGCAGCACATGCCATTCATGAAAGTGGATTTGGTACTTCGCAAATTTCATTAGGAAAAAATAACTTATTTGGCTTTGGTTCTTATGATGCAACGCCATATATAGCATCATACAAATTTATGAGTGTACAAGAAAATGTAGAGTATATTGCACGCTCAATTAAATCCACTTACTTAAATCCAAGTAACTGGAAATATAAAGGTGCATATCTTGGTTTTAGTACAAAAGATATGAGCAATGTAAGAATAGATACAGCGAGTGAAGGAATGAATTTTTATTACGCGACTGACCCAAACTGGGGTAAATTGATTGCTCAACATATGCAAAAAATTCTACCGTTTGATAAAGCGTACTATGATAAAGCTCAACCGAATACTACGATTCCGGGCAGTCCATCTACTCCTGTTGGTAGTGATGTATTCCCTGCTAATATCCAAGCGGTTGCAAAAGGAAACATTGATCTATACACCGCAAAGGGAGATACGGCTAAAGTGAAATCGATTACAGCCGGTACAACTTTCCTTCTTCTTGAAAAAACAAATAATTATTGGATTAAATTATCGATCGATGGGAATGTTTTTTGGACAAACAGTATTAAATTAAATGCATATAGCCAAACTTTATCTGTTAAAAACTTAGGTAGAATAACAGCAGATGGTTTAAACGTGCGCTCAGCTGCAACTACAGCTGAAAACAATGTGATTGGTACGTTAAACCTTAATAATTACGTAAGTATTGATACAAATACAGATGGTACTTTAACAATGGATAGTACAAAAAAATGGTATAAAGTCCAACTAGCGAATGGAAGCTTTGGATGGGTATCATCAAGTTATGTTAAACAAGAATTAAAATAA
- a CDS encoding LCP family protein, producing MNQNHSRKMAKKRRKKKRGLIARVLLLIIIVALVFVGYKGVRTYLELNKATKGEDISSNLRNEKVAISKDPISILFLGIENYSTGGKGGRTDSMILATFNPKEETIKTMSIPRDTYVSIPGHAEKTKINHAYSYGGLQLTVDTVEQFLNVPIDYYVTVDFNGFKNIVDAVGGIDVDVPFDFWENTDTTPRKKVYFTKGMMHLNGQQALAYSRMRKRDPRGDFGREERQQQVIKAILNEIKSPETIMKMDQYAKVFSKNISTNMKMSGGISLAKHLPNITENDLETIKLKGHDDTIHGIYYYVPEEESVREITSKFRVHLGLEKPPTTNTTNTINSDSSSENENSTNQ from the coding sequence ATGAATCAGAATCATTCTCGAAAAATGGCCAAGAAAAGAAGAAAGAAAAAGAGAGGCTTAATTGCTAGGGTATTATTACTTATCATTATAGTAGCATTAGTGTTTGTAGGATATAAAGGTGTTAGAACATATCTTGAATTAAATAAAGCAACAAAAGGAGAAGATATTTCTTCAAACTTAAGAAATGAAAAAGTTGCAATTTCGAAAGATCCAATATCGATTCTCTTCTTAGGAATTGAGAACTATTCAACTGGTGGAAAGGGTGGACGAACTGATTCGATGATCCTTGCTACCTTTAATCCAAAAGAGGAGACAATTAAAACAATGAGTATTCCTCGTGATACATATGTAAGTATTCCAGGACATGCAGAAAAAACTAAAATAAACCATGCATATTCATATGGTGGATTACAATTAACAGTTGATACAGTTGAGCAATTCTTAAATGTACCAATTGATTATTACGTTACAGTGGACTTTAATGGCTTTAAAAACATAGTTGATGCAGTTGGTGGAATAGATGTTGATGTACCATTTGATTTCTGGGAAAATACAGATACTACACCAAGGAAAAAGGTTTACTTTACCAAAGGTATGATGCATTTAAATGGACAACAGGCGTTAGCATATTCTCGTATGCGCAAACGTGATCCTCGTGGTGATTTTGGACGTGAAGAAAGACAACAACAAGTAATTAAAGCGATCTTAAATGAAATTAAATCACCTGAAACAATCATGAAAATGGATCAATACGCGAAAGTGTTCAGTAAAAATATAAGTACGAACATGAAAATGAGCGGTGGTATTTCACTTGCTAAGCATTTACCTAATATTACTGAAAATGACTTAGAAACAATAAAATTAAAAGGTCACGATGATACGATTCACGGTATTTACTATTATGTTCCTGAAGAGGAAAGTGTAAGAGAAATTACTAGCAAATTCCGAGTTCACTTAGGTTTAGAAAAACCGCCTACAACTAATACGACTAATACAATTAATTCAGATAGTAGTTCTGAAAATGAAAATAGTACCAATCAATAA
- a CDS encoding response regulator, which translates to MKTRIAIVDDHKLFREGIKRILDFEESFDVVAEGSDGTEVVNIMDQHQVDVIIVDINMPTMNGVTATKALLEKHPDAKVIILSIHDDESYVTHVLKVGARGYLLKEMDSDTLIEAIKVVTKGGCYLHPKITHNLVEEFRRLSLKEQLFKSREVEVRRPLHLLTRRECEVLQMLADGKSNRAIGEALFISEKTVKNHVSNILQKLEVNDRTHAVVTAIRNAWVEVK; encoded by the coding sequence ATGAAAACTAGAATTGCAATTGTAGATGATCATAAATTGTTTCGTGAAGGAATTAAGAGAATCCTAGACTTTGAAGAGAGTTTTGATGTTGTTGCTGAAGGTTCAGATGGTACAGAGGTTGTAAATATTATGGATCAACATCAAGTAGATGTAATTATTGTTGATATAAACATGCCGACAATGAACGGAGTAACTGCTACAAAAGCATTACTAGAAAAACATCCTGATGCAAAAGTAATTATTTTATCTATTCATGATGATGAATCGTATGTAACTCATGTCTTAAAAGTGGGTGCAAGAGGCTATTTATTAAAAGAAATGGACTCAGATACATTAATTGAAGCGATTAAAGTCGTTACAAAAGGTGGATGTTATTTACACCCGAAGATTACTCACAACCTAGTAGAAGAATTTAGAAGACTATCACTTAAAGAGCAGTTATTTAAATCACGCGAAGTAGAAGTACGCCGTCCATTACATTTACTTACTAGAAGAGAATGTGAAGTACTTCAAATGTTAGCAGATGGTAAAAGTAACCGCGCTATTGGTGAAGCTCTTTTTATTAGTGAAAAAACAGTCAAAAACCATGTAAGTAATATTCTACAAAAGCTAGAAGTAAATGATCGTACTCATGCTGTAGTTACGGCAATTCGAAACGCTTGGGTAGAAGTGAAATAG
- a CDS encoding sugar transferase encodes MALQNTQQKVESRYSIQQLESLKKKSIFYSFIKRTLDIVFASLAFVISLPFVLFFIALIKIDSPGPALFIQERVGLNGKIFNIYKLRTMRMDAEINGPQWASTDDPRITKLGHFLRKTRIDELPQFVNVLRGDMSLVGPRPERAFFLVKFNHEVPGFTNRLTVKPGLTGWAQVNGGYELTPKEKLVLDLHYIEHRSIMLDIRIMFKTIKVVLTGEGAR; translated from the coding sequence ATGGCCTTACAGAATACTCAACAAAAGGTTGAAAGCCGCTACTCAATTCAACAACTTGAGTCATTAAAAAAGAAAAGTATTTTTTATTCATTTATAAAAAGAACATTGGATATAGTCTTTGCGTCGCTCGCGTTTGTCATTTCTTTACCATTCGTATTGTTCTTTATTGCATTAATTAAAATTGATTCCCCTGGCCCTGCTCTTTTCATCCAAGAACGAGTTGGATTAAATGGGAAGATTTTTAATATTTACAAGTTAAGAACAATGCGTATGGATGCAGAGATAAATGGACCACAATGGGCTAGTACGGATGATCCTCGCATTACAAAACTTGGTCACTTCCTTCGAAAAACTCGTATCGATGAATTACCACAGTTCGTCAATGTCTTACGTGGAGATATGAGTCTTGTTGGTCCTAGACCAGAAAGAGCGTTTTTTTTAGTAAAATTTAATCATGAAGTACCAGGCTTTACTAATCGCTTAACAGTCAAACCAGGGTTAACTGGTTGGGCACAAGTGAATGGCGGGTATGAATTAACACCGAAAGAGAAGTTAGTCTTAGATTTACACTATATTGAACATCGCTCAATCATGTTGGACATTCGAATTATGTTTAAAACAATTAAAGTTGTCTTGACTGGTGAAGGTGCTCGTTAA